In a single window of the Nicotiana tomentosiformis chromosome 8, ASM39032v3, whole genome shotgun sequence genome:
- the LOC104116801 gene encoding uncharacterized protein, whose product MESQLVEMCMESATQSRDAVEAWRRQRRTLESMPSHLAEALLHRLLRRRLLFPSLLEVFKFCVEEIDLRGESCVDAEWMAYIGAFDHLRSLNLSDCNKINNSAIWAITGMTNLKELDLSRCSKITDTGIRHLTSIPILEHLWIPETGVTNDGVILLSSLTNLSVLDLGGLLVSDSALDNLKVLRKLQHLDLWGSEVSNKGASYLKWFPRLSFLNLAWTKVTMLPSLPSLACLNMSNCTIHSSFEGEGRKAPLAKLILSGSTIRDVSEAFQHLETSSLSLLDLSNSSLNSHCFLPYMSAISDLDLSGTSAGDESVEHIAFIGQNLRHLNLSRTKLSNAGLEILAGFVPNLETLLLSYTAIDDYAIPFMSTMPLLKSINLSGTNIRGMVNEVDSDPNCISSLSGLCNLDHLERLDLEETRIKDSALAPLPSFRKLSYLFLRSGSLTDTSLHQLSSIRSLVTLGIRDGVLTNAGLIVFNPPPSMTILDLRGCWLLTEDALLSFQQKHRQVEVRHDLLSIALVKRLSIHSSLSQVTSRTKLYKHKQGGPSASPLRSNRDSFLDQRLKYTREELFALRSASAPNSRDNDLIPHELANDG is encoded by the exons AGTGTTTAAATTTTGTGTCGAGGAGATCGACTTAAGGGGGGAGAGCTGTGTGGATGCAGAATGGATGGCATATATAGGTGCTTTTGATCACTTGCGCTCTCTAAATTTATCAGATTGTAACAAAATTAACAATTCAGCCATTTGGGCTATTACAG GAATGACAAACTTAAAGGAGCTTGACCTCTCCAGATGCTCAAAGATCACTGACACTGGAATTAGACATCTAACATCCATCCCAATTTTGGAACATTTGTGGATCCCAGAAACAGGTGTCACAAATGATGGTGTGATACTCCTGTCTTCATTAACTAACTTATCTGTGTTAGATTTGGGAGGCCTGCTTGTGTCTGATTCGGCTTTGGATAATCTTAAG GTTCTCCGAAAGCTGCAACATTTGGATCTTTGGGGGAGTGAAGTATCAAACAAAGGAGCATCTTATCTTAAATGGTTCCCAAGATTGAGTTTTCTGAATTTGGCCTGGACCAAGGTCACTATGTTGCCAAGTCTGCCTTCCCTTGCATGCCTAAATATGAGCAATTGCACGATACATTCTTCATTCGAAGGAGAAGGACGGAAAGCTCCCCTTGCAAAGCTTATTCTGTCTGGATCAACCATAAGAGATGTCTCTGAAGCTTTCCAACACCTTGAAACCTCTTCCCTCTCTCTCCTGGATCTTTCCAATTCATCTCTTAATTCTCACTGCTTTTTGCCATATATGAGTGCTATATCAGATTTAGATCTCAGTGGTACATCTGCAGGAGATGAGTCAGTTGAACACATTGCATTTATAGGCCAAAATTTACGCCATCTAAATCTCAGCAGGACAAAATTAAGCAATGCAGGACTGGAAATCTTAGCTGGTTTTGTTCCCAATCTTGAAACTTTATTATTATCTTACACAGCCATTGACGATTATGCTATCCCCTTCATGAGCaccatgcctttgttaaaaagtATCAATCTAAGTGGTACAAATATCAGAG GTATGGTCAACGAGGTGGATTCTGATCCTAATTGCATTTCATCACTGTCTGGGTTATGTAATCTTGATCATTTGGAGAGATTGGATTTGGAGGAGACTCGAATCAAGGATTCAGCTTTGGCTCCTTTGCCGAGCTTTCGTAAATTGAGCTATTTATTTTTACGGAGTGGTTCCCTTACCGATACCTCTTTGCATCAGTTGTCATCTATTAGAAGCTTGGTAACACTAGGGATTCGTGACGGCGTGCTCACTAATGCTGGGCTCATTGTATTCAACCCTCCACCATCTATGACGATTCTTGATCTCAGGGGGTGTTGGCTGTTGACAGAGGATGCACTGTTGTCCTTTCAGCAAAAGCATCGTCAAGTTGAAGTAAGGCATGATCTTCTTAGTATTGCATTGGTCAAAAGGTTATCTATTCACTCATCTTTGTCCCAAGTGACCTCACGGACCAAACTATACAAACATAAGCAGGGAGGGCCATCAGCATCTCCCCTTAGATCTAACAGAGACAGTTTTCTTG ATCAAAGATTGAAGTACACCAGAGAAGAACTATTTGCACTGAGGTCTGCGTCTGCCCCTAATTCCAGAGATAATGATCTGATACCTCATGAGCTGGCAAATGATGGATAA